The following proteins are co-located in the Solanum pennellii chromosome 1, SPENNV200 genome:
- the LOC107007105 gene encoding RNA polymerase sigma factor sigB, with the protein MSYLLPQFLSLPDAFVICAKTQQQTTIQLSKSRDNIHLRTQCILSTTSAVTSTATSTVLGIEKLQLPSIEILSNSVAAERSWKSTSAATTTVPDIQKLKLPSFEANPDSVAPDRPWTYTGAVGPPAEANTKPEDSLASEEAIVAAAAAEAVALAKAALKGAQDAVMLVGYNNLKDSDNVGRGTLSEARTAPFESVHLAQPGETRGVGVCAELNGSEMKWTGSSLFRDTLTDSDDLEPSHEELEILQSQLSNVIAVKSNRQTERKARRAKAVERAAANVVSVKSGSTSRKKRASVQDVDYSDPLRYLRGTTCSSRLLTASEEQELSRGIQDLLKLERLQVELTERCGGQPTFTQWAAAAGVDQMTLRKRLNYGILCKDKMIKSNVRLVISIAKNYQGVGMNLQDLVQEGCRGLVRGAEKFDATKGFKFSTYAHWWIKQAVRKSLSDQSRTIRLPFHMVEATYRVKEARKQLLTENGRHPNDAEVAEATGLSMKRLAAVMLTPKAPRSLDQKVGFNESLKPSEVLADPDAETSEEILTKQFMRQDLEKVLDTLNPREKQVVRWRFGLEDGRMKTLQEIGELMGVSRERIRQIESCAFRKLKNKKRTKFLQQYINA; encoded by the exons CAAAAAGTAGAGACAATATTCATTTGAGGACACAATGCATTCTATCCACTACATCTGCAGTAACATCAACAGCAACATCTACTGTGCTTGGCATTGAGAAACTACAGTTACCATCTATTGAAATCCTCTCAAATTCAGTCGCAGCAGAGAGATCATGGAAATCAACATCAGCTGCCACAACCACAGTACCTGATATACAGAAGCTAAAGTTGCCATCTTTTGAGGCCAACCCAGATTCAGTTGCCCCAGATAGGCCATGGACATACACTGGAGCAGTTGGTCCACCTGCAGAG GCGAACACTAAACCTGAAGATTCTCTTGCTAGTGAGGAAGCTATTGTAGCTGCTGCAGCCGCTGAAGCAGTTGCTTTAGCAAAGGCTGCATTGAAGGGTGCACAAGATGCTGTAATGCTGGTCGgctataataatttaaaggaCTCCGATAATGTTGGCAGAGGTACTCTATCAGAAGCTAGGACTGCTCCATTTGAGAGTGTTCATCTGGCTCAACCTGGTGAGACAAGGGGAGTTGGTGTTTGTGCGGAATTAAATGGAAGTGAGATGAAGTGGACTGGAAGTAGTTTATTCCGGGACACACTTACAGATTCTGATGACTTGGAGCCATCACATGAAGAACTGGAAATTCTTCAGTCACAGCTGTCGAATGTCATAGCTGTAAAATCAAATCGTCAAACTGAGCGGAAGGCCAGAAGAGCTAAAGCAGTAGAGAGGGCTGCAGCCAATGTTGTGTCTGTGAAGTCTGGTTCTACCAGTCGAAAGAAGCGTGCTTCAGTACAAGATGTTGATTACTCAGATCCATTGCGTTACTTGAGAGGAACTACATGTAGTTCGAGGCTACTGACTGCATCTGAAGAGCAGGAGTTATCGAGAGGAATACAG GACCTGTTGAAGTTGGAAAGACTTCAGGTGGAGCTTACAGAGCGTTGCGGAGGTCAGCCCACTTTTACCCAATGGGCTGCTGCTGCCGGAGTTGACCAGATGACCCTAAGAAAGCGTTTGAACTATGGCATTCTTTGTAAAGATAAAATGATTAAGAGCAACGTGAGGCTCGTTATTTCTATTGCCAAAAATTATCAAGGAGTAGGGATGAATCTTCAAGATTTGGTTCAG GAAGGATGTCGGGGCCTTGTAAGAGGAGCTGAAAAATTTGATGCCACCAAGGGTTTTAAGTTCTCAACTTATGCTCACTGGTGGATTAAGCAGGCTGTTAGGAAATCTCTCTCTGATCAGTCCAGGACGATTAGGTTGCCA TTTCACATGGTCGAGGCTACTTATAGAGTTAAGGAAGCAAGAAAGCAATTGTTGACTGAAAATGGTAGACATCCTAACGATGCAGAAGTAGCAGAAGCAACAGGGTTGTCAATGAAGAGACTCGCTGCTGTGATGTTAACTCCTAAAGCTCCAAGATCACTTGACCAGAAAGTTGGGTTCAATGAAAGTCTCAAACCTTCG GAAGTGCTTGCAGACCCTGACGCGGAAACATCAGAAGAAATACTGACCAAGCAGTTCATGAGACAGGACCTGGAGAAGGTATTAGACACCTTAAATCCAAGGGAGAAGCAGGTCGTTAGATGGCGATTTGGACTAGAGGATGGCAGGATGAAGACATTACAAGAAATTGGTGAGTTAATGGGCGTTAGCCGGGAGAGAATTCGCCAAATAGAGTCTTGTGCATTCCGTaagttgaagaacaagaaaagaacAAAGTTTTTGCAGCAATATATAAATGCTTAA